From Bdellovibrio sp. KM01:
CCAGCGATCATCATCATTGGTTATTTCTTTGATCGCAGGGCAAAAAAGGCGATGGAAAAGGCCATTGGTTCCCGCCTGTACCCATTCCTGTCCAGCTCCGTTTCGCAAAAGAAACGTACCATTAAGACTGTGTTTCAGGTGCTTGCGGTTTTCTTCTTTGTTCTGGCATTGGCTCGCCCACAGTTTGGACAAAGCAAACAGGAAGTGAAAAGTGAAGGTGTTGAAATCATCTTTGCTGTCGACGTTTCTGAAAGTATGATGTCTGAGGACGTAAAACCCAACCGTCTGACTCAGGCGAAAACGGAACTCAGCCGTTTGGTTGATCTGATGCCGGGAAATAAAATCGGTGTGATGGCTTTCGCGGGTTCTGCGGCGCTTTTGTCGCCTCTGACAAATGACCCAGGTGCCGTGAAAATGTACATCGATGCCTTGGATACGAATTCAGTTTCCAGCCAAGGGACAAGTTTCCAGGAAGCTCTCTCTAACGCCAAAGATGCCTTCGAGCGTGGCGGTGTTTCAACGGATGATACAGTCAAAGTCACACGCGTGATCATTATCGCCTCTGACGGTGAGGACCACGAGCCGGGGGCTTTGGAAGCTGCAAAAAAATTAGCTGAAGATGGGACACGTATTTTCACAGTCGCTTATGGAACTGAAAAAGGTGGCGCGATTCCTGTGCGAGATGGCATGGGCTTTTTAAAAGGCTATAAAAAAGATCGCAGCGGCCAAACGGTGATCACGACCGTTAAGGGTGATGCTT
This genomic window contains:
- a CDS encoding VWA domain-containing protein: MFRFENMAAFNYLWLIPAIIIIGYFFDRRAKKAMEKAIGSRLYPFLSSSVSQKKRTIKTVFQVLAVFFFVLALARPQFGQSKQEVKSEGVEIIFAVDVSESMMSEDVKPNRLTQAKTELSRLVDLMPGNKIGVMAFAGSAALLSPLTNDPGAVKMYIDALDTNSVSSQGTSFQEALSNAKDAFERGGVSTDDTVKVTRVIIIASDGEDHEPGALEAAKKLAEDGTRIFTVAYGTEKGGAIPVRDGMGFLKGYKKDRSGQTVITTVKGDALRALAEAGKGSFYTATVGGDQVKHLVEDINNLEKTQFDTTMATQYEERFQILLIIGILLAMFELYIGERRKGFRFWKGRFEVPAE